A genomic region of Podarcis raffonei isolate rPodRaf1 chromosome 13, rPodRaf1.pri, whole genome shotgun sequence contains the following coding sequences:
- the LOC128399524 gene encoding olfactory receptor 11G2-like — protein sequence MEIVNGTTVQEFILLGFGVEKEKRLVLLIVFTILYIVTLVENITIITVVFFDAHLAQLPMYILLSNFSWLEICYVTTTVPHMLFDLVSPPGLISFHACILQFYFLFSLGNTEFFFLSAMALDRYLAICHPLRYPQIMSPNSCYSLVASCWVLGFLAYIVPATLISKLTFCGPNIIDHFVCDPVPILSLACPPLGNVPFICQVIMHVMFLVNVLFVVLSYGIVIFTLIKSSDKGSRQKSFSTVSMHLLVVTLFYGTVAAMYLIPHGESQPEATKAATLFYTAISPFLNPLIYCLRNDQVREALGKLLRRISRLLMTKGMV from the coding sequence ATGGAGATAGTCAATGGTACCACAGTACAGGAATTCATCTTGCTGGGATTTGGAGTTGAGAAGGAGAAGCGATTAGTGCTCCTCATTGTTTTCACCATCCTCTATATCGTCACTTTAGTTGAGAACATCACCATTATCACAGTGGTTTTCTTCGATGCTCACTTAGCCCAGCTTCCCATGTACATCTTGCTGAGCAACTTCTCCTGGCTGGAGATATGCTACGTGACCACAACTGTTCCCCATATGCTCTTTGACCTGGTGTCTCCTCCTGGGCTCATCTCCTTCCATGCCTGCATCCTCCAGTTCTACTTCTTATTCTCACTTGGCAACACTGAATTCTTCTTCCTGTCAGCCATGGCTTTGGACCGATATTTGGCCATCTGCCACCCACTACGCTACCCACAAATTATGTCCCCAAATTCCTGCTATTCCTTGGTGGCCTCTTGTTGGGTCCTTGGCTTTCTGGCCTACATTGTCCCAGCTACTTTGATATCCAAGCTAACCTTCTGCGGACCTAACATCATTGACCATTTTGTGTGTGATCCTGTGCCAATTCTGTCCTTGGCGTGTCCTCCTCTTGGAAATGTACCCTTTATATGCCAGGTCATCATGCATGTCATGTTTTTAGTCAATGTATTATTTGTTGTCTTATCATATGGCATAGTCATTTTTACCCTGATAAAGTCCTCTGACAAAGGTAGTCGTCAGAAGTCCTTCTCCACCGTATCTATGCACCTCTTAGTGGTGACCCTCTTTTATGGCACAGTGGCAGCTATGTATTTAATTCCACATGGAGAAAGCCAACCAGAGGCCACAAAGGCAGCCACACTTTTCTACACTGCTATTTCGCCTTTTCTGAACCCGCTGATTTACTGTCTGAGGAATGATCAGGTGAGGGAGGCTCTGGGCAAGTTGCTAAGGAGAATATCACGACTGCTGATGACAAAGGGCATGGTATAA
- the LOC128398940 gene encoding olfactory receptor 11H6-like, with translation MARKYLFRKVEMANRTAVQEFILLGFEVEQQKQYLLFVFIAILYMLTMAENITIIAVVFLDNHLAQLPMYILLSNFSWMEMCYVSTTVPRLLFDLVSPPGFISFHACFLQFYIFFSLGNTECFFLSAMALDRYLAICHPLRYPQIMSQYSCSALVGACWVVGFMWYPIPVILISKLSFCGPNIIDHFLCDPGPILSLACPPLGNVPLVCQIFMHALFLINVLFVLLFYGIVILTLMKTSKQGTCRKAFATISFHLVVVTLFYGSVAAMYLIPSGKTHSAVTKAVTLFYTAITPFLNPLIYCLRNDQVKEAVGRLLRKKERWLRRKMVV, from the exons ATGGCTAGAAAATATCTCTTTCGGAAG GTAGAGATGGCCAACAGGACTGCGGTGCAGGAATTCATTTTGCTTGGATTTGAAGTTGAACAGCAGAAACAATACTTGCTTTTTGTCTTCATTGCCATTCTCTACATGCTCACTATGGCTGAGAACATCACCATCATTGCAGTGGTCTTCCTAGATAACCACCTGGCTCAGCTCCCCATGTACATCTTGCTGAGCAACTTCTCCTGGATGGAGATGTGCTATGTGTCCACCACTGTGCCCCGACTGCTCTTTGACCTGGTGTCTCCTCCTGGGTTCATCTCTTTCCATGCCTGCTTCCTCCAGTTCTACATTTTCTTCTCACTTGGCAACACTGAATGCTTCTTCCTCTCAGCCATGGCTTTGGACCGGTACTTGGCCATCTGTCACCCACTTCGCTACCCACAAATTATGTCCCAATATTCCTGTTCTGCTCTGGTAGGTGCATGTTGGGTTGTTGGTTTCATGTGGTACCCCATCCCAGTGATTTTGATCTCCAAGTTGTCCTTCTGTGGACCTAACATCATTGACCATTTTTTGTGTGATCCTGGGCCAATTTTGTCCCTGGCCTGCCCTCCACTCGGAAATGTTCCCCTTGTCTGCCAGATATTCATGCATGCTCTGTTTTTAATCAATGTCTTATTTGTTCTACTATTCTATGGCATTGTGATTCTCACCCTGATGAAAACCTCTAAGCAAGGCACTTGTAGGAAAGCTTTTGCTACCATATCTTTTCACCTAGTTGTGGTCACACTTTTTTATGGCTCAGTAGCAGCGATGTACTTGATTCCAAGTGGAAAAACTCATTCAGCAGTCACTAAGGCAGTCACACTCTTCTACACGGCAATTACACCCTTTCTTAACCCCTTGATCTACTGCCTGAGGAATGACCAGGTGAAAGAAGCCGTGGGCAGGTTGCTGAGGAAAAAGGAAAGATGGTTGAGGAGAAAGATGGTAGTTTAA
- the LOC128399765 gene encoding olfactory receptor 4Q3-like, whose product MNASSVTEFVLLGLFHSHSIQLLLFVLVFACYTATLVGNLLIVVTVHAEPRLLLSPMYFFLSNLSILDTSLASVAVPKMLADLVSYGQTISYGGCMAQVFFLHFFGGSEMLLLTLMAYDRYVAICHPLRYTTTMNRQRCMRLLASCWIGGLIHSATQLILVLRLPFCGPNELDNFYCDVPQVVKLACVNTYVTEILMAANSGLLSLVCFLILLISYGVILVSLQGRFKESRGKALSTCSSHLTVVSLFFVPCLFVYLVPFSNTSVDKMASTFYTVVTPALNPIIYTLRNQDMKKAMGQLKNQCIFSH is encoded by the coding sequence ATGAATGCTTCCAGTGTCACTGAGTTTGTGCTCCTGGGTCTCTTCCATTCCCACTCCATCCAGCTCCTTCTCTTTGTCCTGGTCTTTGCCTGCTACACAGCAACCCTTGTGGGCAACCTCCTCATTGTGGTGACTGTACATGCAGAGCCCCGCCTCCTTCTGTCCCCCATGTACTTCTTCTTGTCTAATTTATCCATTCTTGATACTTCCTTGGCTTCTGTGGCTGTGCCTAAAATGCTGGCAGACCTGGTTAGCTATGGCCAGACCATTTCCTATGGAGGCTGCATGGCCCAAGTCTTCTTCCTTCACTTCTTTGGGGGTAGCGAGATGCTGCTTCTCACTCTCATGGCTTATGATCGTTATGTGGCTATCTGCCACCCACTGAGATATACAACTACAATGAACCGCCAACGTTGCATGAGACTTCTCGCATCCTGCTGGATTGGAGGTCTTATCcattctgccacccagctcatcctGGTCCTCCGACTCCCATTCTGTGGACCAAATGAACTGGACAATTTCTACTGTGATGTTCCGCAGGTGGTCAAATTGGCTTGCGTCAATACCTACGTCACTGAGATACTCATGGCAGCCAACAGTggcctcctctccctggtttgcTTCCTTATCTTGCTAATCTCCTATGGTGTCATCCTGGTCAGCCTACAAGGCCGCTTCAAGGAGAGTAGAGGGAAGGCTCTGTCGACCTGCAGTTCTCACTTGACCGTAGTCAGCCTCTTTTTTGTGCCCTGCCTCTTTGTCTATCTTGTACCCTTCTCCAACACCAGTGTGGACAAAATGGCCTCCACATTCTACACTGTAGTCACCCCTGCACTCAACCCTATCATATATACTCTCAGGAATCAGGACATGAAGAAGGCTATGGGCCAGTTGAAAAACCAGTGCATTTTCTCCCATTGA
- the LOC128398942 gene encoding olfactory receptor 4Q3-like: MNTSSVTEFVFLGLSRSHSIQLLVFVLVSVSYTAILLGNLLIVVTVHADSHLLQTPMYFFLANLSIIDTSVGSVVIPKMLAGRANYGQTISFGGCMAQVFFLHFFGGTEMLLLTVMAYDRYVAICHPLTYTTRMNRPRCRRLLASCWVGGLIHTGTQLVLVLRLPFCGPNKLDNFFCDVPQVVRLACADTYSTEILMAANSGLLSLVCFLILLISYGVILVSLQGHFKESGGKALSTCSSHLTVVSLFFVPCLFVYLVPFSSSGVDKMASIFYTVVTPALNPMIYTLRNREMKEAMVRLKNHCIFFRSCVHGQK; the protein is encoded by the coding sequence ATGAATACTTCCAGTGTCACTGAGTTTGTCTTCCTAGGTCTCTCCCGCTCCCACTCCATCCAACTCCTTGTCTTTGTCCTGGTCTCAGTCTCCTACACAGCAATCCTACTGGGCAATCTCCTCATTGTGGTGACTGTGCATGCAGATTCCCATCTCCTCCAGacccccatgtacttcttcctggcTAACTTATCCATCATTGATACTTCTGTGGGCTCTGTGGTTATCCCCAAGATGTTGGCAGGCCGAGCAAATTATGGCCAGACAATCTCATTCGGTGGTTGTATGGCCCAGGTCTTCTTCCTTCACTTCTTTGGGGGTACCGAGATGCTCCTCCTCACCGTTATGGCCTACGATCGCTATGTGGCCATCTGCCACCCACTGACATACACAACCAGAATGAATCGCCCACGTTGCAGGAGGCTCCTGGCATCCTGTTGGGTTGGAGGCCTCATCCACACCGGAACACAGCTGGTCCTGGTTCTTCGACTGCCATTCTGTGGACCAAATAAACTGGACAATTTCTTTTGTGATGTCCCACAGGTGGTCAGATTGGCTTGTGCTGATACTTACAGCACTGAGATACTCATGGCAGCCAACAGTGGCCTGCTCTCCTTGGTTTGCTTCCTTATCTTGCTAATCTCCTATGGTGTCATCCTGGTCAGCCTTCAAGGCCACTTCAAGGAGAGTGGAGGGAAGGCTTTGTCCACCTGCAGCTCCCACTTGACCGTGGTCAGCCTCTTTTTTGTGCCCTGCCTCTTTGTGTACCTTGTACCCTTCTCCAGTTCTGGTGTGGACAAAATGGCTTCCATATTCTACACCGTAGTCACCCCTGCACTCAACCCTATGATATATACTCTAAGGAATAGGGAAATGAAGGAGGCTATGGTTCGGTTGAAGAATCACTGCATCTTCTTCCGTTCTTGTGTCCATGGACAAAAATGA
- the LOC128398943 gene encoding olfactory receptor 4Q3-like: MNISCVTEFVFLGLSNSRSIQIFLFVLVFACYTVILLGNLLIVVTVHAEPRLLQSPMYFFLACLSILDISVGSVVVPKMVADLASFGQTISFGGCMTQIFFLHFSGGSEMFLLTLMAYDRYVAICHPLTYTTRMNRPRCTRLLLLCLAGGIIHSATQFILVVQLPFCGPNELDNFYCDVPQVVRLACANTYITEILMAANSGLLSLVCFLILLLSYGVILATLRGHFKESGWKALSTCSSHLTVVSLIFVPCLFVYLVPFSSSSVDKMASLFFTIVTPALNPIIYTLRNREMKEAIGRWKKPLHFLPFLCKSR; encoded by the coding sequence ATGAACATCTCCTGTGTCACTGAGTTTGTCTTCCTGGGTCTCTCCAATTCCCGTTCCATCCAGATATTTCTCTTTGTCCTGGTTTTTGCCTGTTACACTGTAATCCTATTGGGCAACCTCCTCATTGTGGTGACTGTACATGCAGAGCCCCGCCTCCTCCAGtcccccatgtacttcttcctggcTTGTTTATCCATTCTTGATATTTCTGTGGGTTCCGTGGTTGTCCCCAAGATGGTAGCAGACCTGGCCAGTTTTGGCCAGACAATCTCATTTGGTGGCTGTATGACACAGATCTTCTTCCTTCACTTCTCTGGGGGCAGTGAGATGTTCCTCCTCACCCTCATGGCCTATGATCGCTATGTGGCCATCTGCCACCCACTGACATACACCACCAGAATGAACCGCCCACGTTGCACTAGGCTCCTCTTACTCTGTTTGGCTGGAGGCATCATCCACTCTGCCACTCAGTTTATCCTGGTTGTCCAACTCCCATTCTGTGGACCAAATGAACTTGACAATTTTTACTGTGATGTTCCACAGGTGGTGAGACTGGCGTGTGCcaatacctacatcacagaaatacTCATGGCGGCTAATAGTggcctcctctccctggtttgcTTCCTTATTTTACTACTTTCATATGGTGTCATTCTGGCCACCCTTCGAGGCCACTTCAAGGAGAGTGGATGGAAGGCTCTGTCTACCTGTAGCTCTCACTTGACTGTAGTCAGCCTCATTTTTGTGCCCTGCCTCTTTGTATATCTTGTACCCTTCTCCAGCTCCAGTGTGGACAAAATGGCTTCCTTATTCTTCACCATTGTCACTCCTGCACTGAATCCTATCATATATACACTAAGAAACAGAGAAATGAAGGAGGCTATTGGGCGGTGGAAAAAACCACTGCATTTTCTTCCATTCTTGTGTAAAAGTAGGTAA
- the LOC128398944 gene encoding uncharacterized protein LOC128398944 — protein sequence MLQILLLLLACLYEQGLSAPNPKEVHGILPKSKTKGVDFCGVDKYYYIVRSDLGCYLRSTNFNEGKDLDIFGLHNSVRGGDHYLAHSDDLFYVIKGDSYRRVTNLNTDSDSVVSTLHPNCQNGDHYFSHDKYFYIIFKKKGVYRRVTNMHEDLNVVQKPLHPKAKDGLYYWGIKDHIYLVKPNSKWGVEYYRMDDFSNANPSTFSFHASVLNFLPGGVSINHGKAFGVWQPVKTFSNNAKISAAWEQQIVKKVGYEKKEMHSMENNWKVSSSVTVGAEGLTKLLLTAQISLTAEYGGTKIDSKDEVWSDATEVSEKVSFTLPPNTNIYFWQYKLGLGKSDILYCRDLAFTDNSNPPTYVPLPTAAD from the exons ATGTTGCAAATCCTCTTGCTCCTGCTGGCCTGCCTATATGAGCAGGGGCTATCGGCCCCAAATCCAAAGG AGGTCCATGGAATACTTCCCAAGAGCAAAACTAAAGGAGTTGATTTCTGTGGTGTGGACAAGTATTACTACATTGTCCGTTCAGACCTGGGCTGCTACTTGAGATCTACTAATTTCAATGAAGGCAAAGACCTGGATATATTTGGTCTGCACAACTCTGTCCGTGGTGGAGACCACTACCTGGCCCATAGTGATGACTTATTTTATGTTATCAAGGGGGACTCTTACCGCCGAGTAACCAACCTGAACACTGACAGTGATAGTGTGGTCTCCACTCTCCATCCCAACTGCCAAAACGGAGACCATTACTTCTCCCATGATAAGTACTTTTACATTATATTCAAGAAGAAGGGAGTGTACCGCCGTGTCACCAATATGCATGAAGACCTAAATGTCGTTCAGAAACCCCTTCACCCAAAGGCCAAAGACGGTCTGTATTACTGGGGAATCAAGGATCATATATACCTTGTGAAACCAAATAGCAAATGGGGAGTTGAGTATTACCGAATGGATGACTTTTCAAACGCAAACCCTTCCACATTTTCCTTCCATGCTAGTGTGCTCAACTTCCTCCCTGGAGGCGTGTCTATAAATCATGGTAAAGCTTTTGGTGTCTGGCAGCCTGTCAAGACTTTCAGTAATAATGCCAAAATAAGTGCTGCTTGGGAACAGCAAATTGTTAAGAAGGTTGGATATGAGAAGAAAGAGATGCACAGCATGGAAAACAACTGGAAAGTATCTTCGAGTGTTACAGTTGGAGCAGAAGGTCTCACTAAATTACTGTTGACGGCACAAATTTCCCTGACTGCTGAATATGGTGGGACGAAGATTGACAGCAAAGACGAAGTATGGAGCGATgcaactgaagtctctgaaaaagTCAGCTTCACTCTTCCTCCAAATACCAACATTTATTTCTGGCAATACAAGCTGGGTTTGGGCAAGAGTGACATATTGTACTGCCGTGACCTGGCTTTTACTGATAATTCTAACCCACCTACTTATGTCCCATTGCCAACGGCAGCTGATTAA